In Myotis daubentonii chromosome 16, mMyoDau2.1, whole genome shotgun sequence, one DNA window encodes the following:
- the MFSD6L gene encoding major facilitator superfamily domain-containing protein 6-like produces MSANPQWDIRRALGVAGLFRVVCGVREAAVSPFLTLYLRQLGLAAPWVGVLMGTRHLVAAFWAPFCAFLARSHPRRRALLVGSLLGSAGASLLVLLVPPLDADLGPRSCHAGPSVTPALAVNVTLTQERGWSLPAESGAGISHASSFRKGLVESAQEPSGHLPRSLVGSGEGAWTASEVRHPVAAGREEAPWEEGASKVVSTARPSLAGGTALASPANVSVTQGDSGTLGLSPEGLLRTFLPCVVSLVFWELLAAPLEQVADDSLFEYLDAVDATDRHRTLWAWKPLGTAAGVCGIAALVEQLDCSLKASGPRGVVYFYGYALVSVLALPVSTVFPVPLCRRREPSCKTSKALSLVEGDPRLLLLAITVFLVGAVTSTTQNFLFWHMQDHGSSELVMGFSVALGLLGEVLLHPFRATLLRKLSRLGTLGLGLGCLSGQLLYYSFLWSWWSVLPAQVLSAISHGALWWAVGASLEDLATPGMERPLSAMFRGHFYGGGASLGSFVGGFVARHFSLAVLYQAGCAVLGLWLVLFLSVQPRLPQEPRVSYSKLLVVEASDTSDSEQGTERDCLVKASLGRSHRTGQNSAC; encoded by the coding sequence ATGAGCGCCAACCCCCAGTGGGACATCCGCCGGGCGCTGGGAGTGGCCGGGCTCTTCCGCGTGGTGTGCGGGGTCCGGGAGGCCGCCGTGAGCCCGTTCCTGACCCTCTACCTGAGGCAGCTGGGTCTGGCCGCGCCCTGGGTGGGCGTCCTGATGGGGACCAGGCACCTGGTCGCCGCCTTCTGGGCGCCCTTCTGCGCCTTCCTGGCCCGGAGCCACCCGAGGAGGAGGGCGCTGCTCGTCGGCTCGCTGCTGGGCTCGGCGGGAGCCagcctgctggtgctgctggtgccGCCACTGGACGCAGACCTGGGGCCCCGCTCCTGCCACGCCGGCCCCAGCGTGACCCCCGCACTGGCGGTGAACGTCACCCTGACCCAGGAGCGCGGCTGGAGCCTCCCAGCCGAGAGCGGTGCTGGGATCAGCCACGCCTCCAGCTTCAGGAAAGGACTCGTGGAAAGTGCCCAAGAACCTTCCGGGCATCTGCCCAGAAGCTTGGTGGGCTCCGGGGAAGGAGCCTGGACCGCATCCGAAGTCCGCCATCCTGTCGCTGCAGGGAGGGAAGAGGCGCCCTGGGAAGAAGGTGCCTCGAAGGTGGTCAGCACCGCCCGCCCTTCGCTGGCCGGGGGTACAGCGCTGGCGAGTCCAGCCAACGTGTCCGTGACCCAGGGGGACTCGGGGACCCTGGGCCTGTCCCCGGAAGGGTTGCTGCGGACTTTCCTTCCCTGCGTGGTGTCCTTGGTGTTCTGGGAGCTGCTGGCGGCCCCTCTGGAGCAGGTGGCGGACGACAGCCTGTTTGAGTACCTGGATGCTGTGGATGCCACTGACCGGCACCGAACCCTTTGGGCCTGGAAGCCGCTGGGCACGGCGGCGGGCGTGTGCGGCATCGCGGCCTTGGTGGAGCAGCTGGACTGCTCCCTGAAGGCCAGCGGCCCCCGGGGGGTGGTGTACTTCTACGGCTACGCCCTGGTCAGCGTCCTGGCTCTGCCGGTCAGCACTGTTTTCCCCGTCCCCCTGTGCAGGCGGCGGGAGCCCAGCTGCAAAACCAGCAAAGCGCTGTCTCTGGTGGAGGGCgacccccgcctcctcctcctggccatCACTGTCTTTCTGGTCGGAGCCGTCACCAGCACCACCCAGAACTTTCTGTTCTGGCACATGCAGGACCACGGCAGCAGCGAGCTGGTGATGGGCTTCTCCGTGGCCCTGGGCTTGCTGGGGGAGGTTCTCCTCCACCCGTTCAGGGCCACGTTGCTTAGGAAACTGTCCAGACTGggaaccctagggctggggctgggctgcctctCGGGGCAGCTGCTGTACTACTCCTTCCTCTGGAGCTGGTGGTCCGTCCTCCCTGCGCAGGTCTTGAGTGCCATCAGCCACGGGGCTCTGTGGTGGGCGGTGGGCGCCTCCCTAGAGGACCTGGCCACCCCCGGAATGGAGAGACCTCTGAGTGCCATGTTCCGAGGCCACTTCtatgggggcggggccagcctgggcagcTTCGTGGGCGGCTTCGTGGCGAGGCACTTCAGCCTGGCGGTGCTCTACCAGGCCGGCTGCGCCGTCCTGGGGCTCTGGCTGGTCCTCTTCCTGTCCGtccagcccaggctgccccaggaGCCGCGGGTCAGCTACTCGAAGCTGCTGGTCGTGGAGGCGAGTGACACGAGCGACTCGGAGCAGGGGACCGAACGGGACTGTCTTGTGAAGGCCAGTCTGGGAAGGAGCCACAGGACTGGACAGAACTCGGCCTGCTGA